The Lucilia cuprina isolate Lc7/37 chromosome 5, ASM2204524v1, whole genome shotgun sequence genome includes a window with the following:
- the LOC111685593 gene encoding uncharacterized protein LOC111685593, with amino-acid sequence MSNKQTSTSTTIFQPQQQTPRAQDQRITLIRNVRKHPRLYKSEFLHTPFLHRHEKQQIWDRIAQDSGFEKTEDAKCKWRSLINYLRQHLDSVTQKKLRRYIPVTENPEDKYVQLTDWSFYNELEFVVPYVKFAASKQNNSGAGNQIEISANEIDLILEGIEAEVDKRNEEQRQQLTENDFAIQVQQELAKEEEQIEQPPSNGDNKLMLLTNNDNDLTGDDDDDDVILKEYFENMLKSTLKLPRFHQNRIREKLLNCVNEQKDMNKIN; translated from the exons AACAGCAGACACCACGAGCGCAAGATCAACGTATAACATTAATACGTAATGTTCGTAAACATCCTCGACTGTACAAAAGTGAATTTTTGCATACGCCATTTCTACATCGTcatgaaaaacaacaaatatgggATAGAATTGCCCAAGATTCGGGATTTGAAAAAA ccGAAGATGCCAAATGTAAATGGCGTTCCTTAATCAATTATCTGCGACAGCATCTAGATAGTGtgacacaaaaaaaattacgacGTTATATACCAGTCACCGAAAATCCCGAAGATAAATATGTACAATTAACCGATTGGTCTTTCTATAATGAGCTGGAATTTGTGGTGCCATATGTAAAATTTGCTGCcagtaaacaaaataatagtGGAGCAGGAAATCAGATAGAAATATCAGCCAATGAAATAGATTTAATTTTAGAGGGAATAGAAGCCGAAGTCGATAAAAGAAATGAAGAACAGAGGCAGCAATTAACTGAAAATGATTTTGCTATACAAGTGCAACAGGAACTAGCTAAGGAAGAAGAACAAATAGAACAACCGCCATCTAATGGAGATAATAAGTTAATGTTATTAactaataatgataatgatttaacaggtgatgatgatgatgacgatgtaaTATTgaaagaatattttgaaaatatgttaaagtCTACTTTAAAACTGCCACGATTTCATCAGAATCGTATAcgggaaaaattattaaattgtgtAAATGAACAAAAggatatgaataaaattaattag